From Rhodococcus sp. B7740, one genomic window encodes:
- the fabG gene encoding 3-oxoacyl-ACP reductase FabG, with amino-acid sequence MSDQIKTAVVTGSARGIGAAVAKRLAKDGFGVAVVDLDEAACSDTVGAIQAAGGQAVAIGANVADEESVQTAVDRIASEFGAPTVLINNAGITRDNLLFKMTVQDWDSVLGVHLRGSFLMTRAVQKHMIDAKWGRIVNLSSTSALGNRGQANYSAAKAGMQGFTKTLAIELGKFGVTANAIAPGFIETEMTAATAERVGMPFEDFKAAAASQIPVNRVGHPDDIAHLASFFVSEGAGFISGQVVYAAGGPKD; translated from the coding sequence GTGAGTGATCAGATCAAGACGGCCGTAGTCACCGGTAGTGCGCGTGGAATCGGCGCTGCGGTGGCGAAGCGGCTGGCCAAGGATGGTTTCGGAGTCGCCGTGGTGGACCTCGACGAGGCCGCGTGCAGCGACACCGTCGGCGCGATCCAGGCTGCCGGTGGGCAGGCAGTGGCCATCGGTGCGAACGTCGCCGACGAAGAATCGGTCCAGACTGCGGTCGATCGCATCGCGAGCGAGTTCGGTGCGCCGACCGTACTGATCAACAACGCAGGCATCACCCGCGACAACCTGCTGTTCAAGATGACGGTGCAGGACTGGGATTCCGTTCTCGGCGTACACCTGCGTGGATCGTTCCTGATGACCCGCGCGGTCCAGAAGCACATGATCGACGCCAAATGGGGTCGCATCGTCAACCTGTCGAGCACGTCCGCCCTCGGCAACCGCGGCCAGGCCAATTACTCCGCCGCCAAGGCCGGAATGCAGGGCTTCACCAAGACCCTCGCCATCGAACTCGGCAAGTTCGGTGTCACCGCCAACGCCATCGCCCCCGGGTTCATCGAGACGGAGATGACGGCGGCCACCGCAGAACGTGTCGGCATGCCTTTCGAGGACTTCAAAGCTGCTGCGGCGTCACAGATTCCGGTCAATCGCGTCGGTCACCCCGACGACATCGCGCATCTGGCATCGTTCTTCGTCAGCGAGGGCGCCGGCTTCATCTCGGGTCAGGTCGTCTACGCCGCCGGTGGGCCGAAGGACTGA
- a CDS encoding lysophospholipid acyltransferase family protein → MKERRANSSGGLGAVVAERAGGWDLDDQNTVAMDRQQRLWNGVMDRYFRMEIDGWETIPEPPVLVVGVHSGAPFVWDAWTVGAQWWRHFGEKRILHGTAHDALMAFPLIGKVFRSMGVLPAAPDSMSTALAEGRDVIVWPGGEVDSLRPWSKRDEATLGGRTGFIKLAIRTGVPIVPVATVGGADAMPVLIRGDKLAKVLKLDKIARLKVFPIAISLPWIIAPAALPQIPLPAKIRTRFMPPVELDHDPARCEDEAYVDAKYDEVRASIQSGMDALASKRKFPVFG, encoded by the coding sequence ATGAAGGAGCGACGGGCGAACTCGTCCGGTGGTCTCGGAGCCGTTGTTGCCGAACGTGCAGGCGGCTGGGACCTCGACGACCAGAACACCGTCGCGATGGACCGTCAGCAGCGGCTGTGGAACGGGGTGATGGATCGGTACTTCCGAATGGAGATCGACGGTTGGGAGACCATCCCCGAGCCGCCGGTGCTGGTCGTGGGGGTGCACTCGGGTGCGCCGTTCGTGTGGGACGCGTGGACGGTCGGCGCGCAATGGTGGCGACACTTCGGCGAGAAGCGGATTCTGCACGGCACTGCGCACGATGCACTGATGGCGTTCCCGTTGATCGGCAAAGTCTTTCGATCCATGGGCGTGCTGCCCGCGGCACCGGACTCGATGTCGACGGCGTTGGCCGAGGGCCGGGACGTCATCGTGTGGCCGGGTGGTGAGGTCGATTCGTTGCGGCCCTGGAGCAAGCGAGACGAGGCGACGCTGGGCGGCCGAACCGGCTTCATCAAGCTCGCCATCCGGACGGGTGTACCCATCGTGCCGGTGGCGACCGTGGGTGGGGCCGACGCGATGCCGGTGCTGATCCGCGGTGACAAGCTGGCGAAGGTGCTCAAGCTGGACAAGATCGCACGGTTGAAGGTGTTCCCGATCGCGATCTCTCTTCCGTGGATCATCGCGCCCGCCGCGTTGCCGCAGATTCCGTTGCCCGCGAAGATTCGTACGCGTTTCATGCCGCCGGTGGAACTGGACCACGATCCGGCTCGGTGCGAGGACGAGGCGTACGTCGACGCCAAGTACGACGAGGTACGTGCGAGCATCCAGTCCGGGATGGACGCCCTCGCCAGCAAGCGAAAGTTTCCCGTATTCGGTTGA
- a CDS encoding lysophospholipid acyltransferase family protein, protein MDRPAVILENDVTVYDFYLRHQQNRQVARLAYATLARRFRPRVSYPDGAREELRRLVYDNTRLLIAVNHLTENDPYTLAAAAWSSPLRPVIGRTRVLAKDELFQEPKQRKRIDMMGGIPVFRGKNHGMRAVSAAGSRMMDVSAERMKRGDDLAVFPEGTCNLEDPTTVQHVGSGIGHIAMRARKLGVEPVLICIGLSYGPGAPRVKRASVYIDSPITELPEKPIDITRVVAQGMQKALDGAVAAY, encoded by the coding sequence ATGGATCGGCCTGCGGTAATTCTCGAAAACGATGTGACCGTGTACGACTTCTACCTGCGTCACCAGCAGAATCGTCAGGTCGCGAGGTTGGCCTATGCCACCCTTGCCCGACGCTTCCGCCCGCGGGTGTCGTATCCCGACGGTGCCCGTGAGGAGCTGCGTCGTCTCGTCTACGACAACACGCGTCTGCTCATCGCGGTCAATCATCTGACCGAGAACGATCCGTACACGCTCGCAGCGGCGGCATGGTCGTCGCCGCTGCGTCCGGTCATCGGCCGCACTCGGGTACTGGCCAAGGACGAGCTGTTCCAGGAACCCAAGCAGCGCAAGCGAATCGACATGATGGGTGGAATCCCTGTCTTCCGCGGCAAGAATCACGGAATGCGCGCGGTCAGCGCTGCGGGCAGCCGCATGATGGATGTCAGCGCCGAGCGCATGAAGCGGGGCGACGACCTCGCAGTGTTCCCCGAGGGGACCTGCAACCTCGAGGATCCGACGACGGTGCAGCACGTCGGCAGCGGTATCGGACACATCGCGATGCGGGCGCGCAAGCTCGGAGTCGAGCCGGTGCTGATCTGCATCGGTCTGAGCTACGGCCCCGGTGCGCCGAGAGTGAAGCGGGCGAGCGTCTACATCGATTCACCTATCACCGAACTGCCCGAGAAGCCGATCGACATCACGCGGGTGGTGGCGCAAGGAATGCAGAAGGCGCTCGACGGTGCGGTGGCTGCGTACTGA
- a CDS encoding ABC transporter permease, with the protein MNVLSGSTLVMGRELRPMVRDPFTVIFSLVQPLILLALFGPLLTDVPGLGAGSVWDWFVPGVLAMITIFGTSMTGSNLLAELQQGSHERMLVTPLPRSALLVGRAFKEMVPLAAQAVLIVLVALPLGLSVNPIGAAVGIVLLGVFGVGLGALSYALALAVRGQDWVFWSIQQTLMFPLLILSGTMLPLTAAPGWMQFLVDINPLGYLVDAERALFAGDFASSTVPAGVVAAAATAVVGLAVGIRAMGSKQV; encoded by the coding sequence ATGAACGTACTCTCCGGAAGCACGTTGGTGATGGGCCGCGAACTGCGGCCGATGGTTCGCGATCCGTTCACCGTCATCTTCAGTCTCGTCCAACCGCTGATTCTCCTGGCATTGTTCGGCCCGCTGCTCACCGATGTTCCCGGTCTCGGGGCCGGAAGTGTGTGGGACTGGTTCGTTCCCGGTGTGCTTGCGATGATCACCATCTTCGGAACGTCCATGACGGGCTCGAATCTGTTGGCCGAATTGCAGCAGGGGTCTCACGAACGAATGTTGGTGACACCGTTGCCGCGATCGGCGCTGCTGGTCGGGCGCGCGTTCAAGGAAATGGTGCCGCTGGCCGCTCAGGCCGTGCTGATCGTTCTGGTGGCATTGCCGCTCGGCCTGTCCGTGAATCCGATCGGTGCCGCCGTCGGAATCGTGCTGCTCGGTGTGTTCGGCGTCGGACTCGGCGCTCTGTCCTATGCATTGGCTCTGGCTGTGCGCGGACAGGATTGGGTGTTCTGGTCCATCCAGCAGACACTGATGTTCCCACTGCTCATACTGTCGGGCACGATGCTGCCGCTGACGGCCGCACCGGGGTGGATGCAGTTCCTGGTCGACATCAACCCTCTCGGATATCTCGTGGACGCCGAACGTGCTCTGTTCGCCGGCGACTTCGCGAGTTCGACGGTGCCGGCAGGTGTCGTCGCGGCCGCGGCCACTGCGGTGGTCGGACTTGCCGTCGGGATCCGGGCTATGGGCTCGAAGCAGGTGTGA
- a CDS encoding ATP-binding cassette domain-containing protein, whose protein sequence is MIETSGLTKTFRQGKKTVEAVRGIDLAIGEGELVALLGPNGAGKSTTLRMLTTLLSPTSGSARIAGFDVTKDRDRVRRSLGYVGQGNGAGHNQRVRDELVVQGLCYGMSRPRSRSRADELIEALELGELAARTVSTLSGGQRRRLDIALGLVHRPPLLFLDEPTTGMDPQSRANLWDHILRLRREMGTTIVLTTHYLDEADSMAERVIVVDRGTVIADDTATALKSELAGDLVVLTVSDASALAALIGGVAGVRDVTVAGSRLNIRVERAEVVLPQIVRLSQSHGIEVMTADMTRPTLDDVFLGLTGRSLRESAAAATPSLESAGTAGELR, encoded by the coding sequence ATGATCGAAACATCGGGACTGACCAAGACTTTCCGGCAAGGCAAGAAGACCGTGGAGGCGGTGCGCGGCATCGATCTGGCGATCGGTGAGGGAGAACTGGTGGCGCTGCTCGGACCCAACGGGGCCGGCAAGTCGACCACGCTGCGCATGCTGACCACCCTGTTGTCACCGACTTCGGGCTCGGCGCGAATCGCCGGATTCGACGTGACGAAGGATCGAGATCGCGTCCGGCGCAGCCTCGGCTACGTGGGGCAGGGCAACGGCGCGGGCCACAATCAACGCGTCCGCGACGAGCTCGTCGTGCAGGGCCTGTGCTACGGCATGTCACGTCCCCGATCACGCAGTCGCGCAGACGAATTGATCGAGGCGCTCGAGCTCGGCGAGCTCGCTGCCCGTACGGTCTCGACCCTTTCCGGCGGGCAGCGTCGCCGGCTCGACATCGCGCTGGGGCTGGTGCATCGACCGCCCCTGTTGTTCCTCGACGAGCCGACCACCGGAATGGATCCGCAGAGCCGAGCGAACCTGTGGGACCACATTCTCCGGCTCAGACGCGAGATGGGTACCACCATCGTACTCACCACGCACTATCTCGACGAGGCCGATTCCATGGCCGAGCGGGTGATCGTCGTCGACCGCGGCACCGTCATCGCCGATGACACCGCCACGGCGCTCAAGTCCGAACTGGCAGGCGATCTGGTGGTCCTCACCGTGTCCGACGCGTCGGCGCTGGCTGCGTTGATCGGCGGTGTGGCCGGAGTCAGAGACGTGACGGTTGCGGGTTCGCGGTTGAATATCCGAGTCGAGCGCGCCGAGGTGGTTCTGCCGCAGATAGTGCGTCTGAGTCAATCCCACGGTATCGAAGTAATGACCGCCGACATGACGCGGCCGACCCTCGACGACGTGTTCCTCGGTCTCACCGGGCGCAGCCTTCGCGAGAGCGCTGCGGCGGCCACGCCTTCACTCGAAAGCGCCGGCACGGCAGGAGAACTCCGATGA